The following are from one region of the Gammaproteobacteria bacterium genome:
- a CDS encoding DoxX family protein, with protein MKNVVRFFGFLGSINNFFVPIGHLLIRLWLAHIFFSAGLVKIQTWLSTVTLFTYEYHVPFLPPELAAVLATFIELVWPVLLVLGLGGRFMYFVLFVYNIIAVISYPYLLTAVGYAGLQQHINWGLLIMMLMFYGSGKLSLDYLLQRKFGHAATDTKLKETRDPVA; from the coding sequence ATGAAAAATGTTGTAAGGTTTTTTGGTTTTTTAGGATCAATTAACAATTTTTTTGTGCCAATTGGGCATTTGCTTATTCGTTTATGGTTAGCCCATATTTTTTTCAGTGCTGGATTGGTAAAAATACAGACCTGGTTATCCACAGTTACATTATTTACTTATGAATACCATGTTCCGTTTCTGCCACCTGAGCTAGCTGCCGTGTTAGCAACTTTTATTGAGTTAGTCTGGCCAGTTTTGTTAGTTTTGGGATTAGGCGGACGTTTCATGTATTTCGTGCTTTTTGTCTATAACATCATCGCCGTGATATCTTATCCTTATCTGTTAACAGCTGTCGGTTATGCCGGCCTGCAGCAACATATTAATTGGGGATTATTAATTATGATGCTGATGTTTTATGGCTCAGGTAAGTTATCTTTAGACTATTTGCTGCAGCGGAAATTTGGGCATGCCGCCACGGATACTAAATTAAAAGAAACGCGTGATCCTGTGGCTTGA
- the ubiA gene encoding 4-hydroxybenzoate octaprenyltransferase, whose product MHLPLKKLTNKLQAFALLMRWHRPIGILLLLWPTLWALCIAGAGKPSLKLTLVFICGVVLMRSAGCVINDFADRHFDGEVTRTRKRPIVSGEVTPVEALILFAVLCVLAAGLLWPLNASARLLAIPAVIITIIYPFLKRFTHLPQLVLGIAFSWGVPMAFAATIGTVTTTGWLIFLIACIWPVAYDTLYAMVDRPDDLRIGIKSTAILFGNQDIKMVAALHTLLLLLLVALGISLSYQFYYYLGLFAAAVMMGYQQYLIRDRKPERCFQAFVNSQWAGCFILVGLWLNYLIPT is encoded by the coding sequence ATGCACTTACCGCTTAAAAAACTCACCAACAAATTGCAAGCTTTTGCATTACTTATGCGCTGGCACCGTCCTATTGGTATTTTGTTATTACTTTGGCCAACGCTTTGGGCATTGTGTATCGCGGGAGCAGGTAAACCTTCGCTTAAGTTAACGCTGGTATTTATTTGTGGGGTGGTTTTGATGCGTTCTGCCGGTTGTGTGATTAACGACTTTGCAGATCGACATTTTGACGGTGAAGTGACGCGTACCCGTAAACGCCCTATTGTGAGTGGGGAAGTTACTCCAGTTGAAGCTTTAATTTTGTTTGCCGTATTATGTGTTTTAGCAGCTGGATTACTTTGGCCGTTAAATGCATCAGCGCGTCTACTTGCGATTCCGGCGGTGATTATCACGATAATTTACCCTTTTTTAAAACGCTTCACACATCTGCCGCAATTAGTGCTGGGTATTGCTTTCAGCTGGGGAGTGCCAATGGCATTTGCCGCTACCATCGGGACAGTTACAACAACTGGCTGGTTGATATTTCTTATTGCCTGCATTTGGCCTGTCGCTTACGATACGCTTTACGCTATGGTGGACCGGCCGGATGATTTACGTATCGGCATAAAATCCACCGCCATTTTATTCGGCAATCAGGATATTAAAATGGTCGCCGCACTGCATACACTCCTGTTGCTTTTGCTGGTTGCTCTAGGCATCAGTCTTTCGTACCAATTTTATTATTATTTAGGCTTATTCGCGGCGGCTGTGATGATGGGTTATCAGCAATATTTAATTAGAGATCGAAAACCAGAACGCTGTTTTCAAGCTTTTGTTAATAGCCAATGGGCGGGGTGTTTTATCTTGGTGGGGTTATGGTTAAATTATTTAATTCCAACTTGA
- a CDS encoding penicillin-binding protein 1A translates to MTLLSLLFSVLILAGCVYFYMVFQLPDVQTLNDTRLQIPLRIYSSDGQLIGEYGAMRRNPVTLPEVPKPLLQGLIATEDQRFFEHPGVDFIGILRAARELIITGQKSQGASTITMQVARNFFLTPEKTFSRKINEILLALKINSTFSKEKILELYINKIYLGQHAYGVSAAAQIYYGKSLNELTLAEMAMIAGLPQAPSKENPITDPKAAKVRRDHVLQRMLELGYISKDAYQQAVSSPVETYYHGPKTTVLAPHMAEMVRNVVYQQFGDDGYTNGLSVYTTINSTLQAAANAALRNGLVDYERRHKSYRGAERNLGHVPARLGIWQDKLSDIPIENDLIPAAVMEVAGRTIKAMLVNGGVVTIPWSGMAWTRRKDAAHVARVGDVIRVVQQNGQWQLAQTPKVEGAIVALNPDDGAVWALVGGLKDSETGLNRAIQANRQPGSSFKPFIYAAALAKGFTLSTVINDAPIAINDTGDPNNLWRPGNDDGIFHGPTRVRLGLVHSYNVLTVRLLQLVGIPYALDYISRFGFDKSVLPPSLSLALGTAQVTPLQMAAGYAVFANGGYRINPYFIQYIKAADGKIVYAAHQPVVPGSQTATDPASPPAPRAIDADIAYLVTNVLQDVIKHGTGYAATVLKRDDLAGKTGTTQRQVDAWFSGFNRRIVTTVWVGYDQPKPLYEHGAQAALPVWIEFMRAALTGTPEQTLSPPDDIVTARIDPDTGQLAADPDQNAIFELFKADNLPKEGDGEDGSMDAADADSTDGTNSEARIF, encoded by the coding sequence ATGACGCTATTAAGTCTACTTTTTAGCGTACTTATTCTTGCGGGTTGCGTTTATTTCTACATGGTGTTCCAACTCCCTGATGTGCAAACCCTAAATGACACTCGATTACAAATTCCTCTACGTATTTACTCTAGCGATGGGCAATTAATTGGTGAATATGGTGCGATGCGGCGTAATCCTGTCACATTGCCTGAAGTCCCAAAACCGTTGTTGCAAGGCTTGATTGCCACCGAAGATCAGCGTTTTTTTGAACACCCTGGTGTCGATTTCATTGGCATCCTCCGTGCTGCCCGTGAATTAATCATAACGGGACAAAAAAGCCAGGGCGCCAGCACGATCACCATGCAGGTAGCGCGTAATTTCTTCCTAACACCGGAAAAAACCTTCAGCCGCAAAATCAATGAAATCTTGTTAGCGCTAAAAATCAATAGCACTTTCAGCAAAGAAAAAATCCTCGAACTCTACATCAATAAAATTTATTTAGGGCAGCATGCTTATGGCGTATCAGCTGCTGCGCAAATTTATTATGGAAAATCACTCAATGAATTAACGCTGGCAGAAATGGCGATGATTGCTGGATTACCGCAGGCGCCATCCAAAGAGAACCCTATCACCGACCCCAAAGCCGCTAAAGTGCGTCGCGATCATGTATTGCAGCGTATGTTGGAGTTGGGCTATATCAGCAAAGATGCTTATCAACAGGCAGTATCATCACCTGTGGAAACTTATTACCATGGTCCAAAAACCACCGTATTGGCGCCTCACATGGCAGAAATGGTGCGCAATGTGGTCTATCAACAATTTGGTGATGATGGCTATACCAATGGACTGTCAGTCTATACGACGATCAATAGCACTTTGCAGGCGGCTGCCAACGCAGCTTTACGCAATGGCCTAGTGGATTATGAGCGGCGTCATAAGAGCTATCGCGGTGCGGAAAGAAATTTAGGCCATGTGCCGGCGCGCCTTGGCATATGGCAAGATAAATTATCGGATATCCCCATTGAGAATGATTTGATTCCTGCGGCGGTCATGGAAGTTGCGGGTCGCACGATCAAAGCGATGCTAGTCAATGGTGGGGTAGTCACGATTCCCTGGTCGGGAATGGCCTGGACACGTCGCAAAGATGCCGCTCATGTTGCGCGCGTAGGAGATGTTATCCGTGTGGTTCAGCAAAATGGTCAATGGCAATTGGCACAGACTCCCAAAGTGGAAGGCGCAATTGTAGCGCTGAACCCTGATGACGGTGCGGTTTGGGCGTTGGTCGGCGGTTTAAAAGATTCAGAAACCGGCCTTAATCGCGCCATTCAAGCCAATCGCCAACCCGGCTCTAGTTTTAAGCCATTTATTTATGCTGCGGCATTAGCTAAAGGTTTTACATTGTCCACCGTCATCAATGACGCACCCATTGCCATTAATGATACCGGAGATCCTAATAATCTATGGCGGCCAGGAAATGATGATGGCATATTCCACGGTCCTACTCGAGTTAGATTAGGATTAGTCCATTCCTATAATGTGTTGACGGTGCGTTTATTACAGCTGGTTGGTATTCCTTATGCCTTAGATTATATTTCTCGCTTTGGATTTGATAAGAGTGTATTGCCACCCTCACTGTCACTGGCATTAGGCACTGCGCAGGTGACGCCATTGCAAATGGCAGCGGGCTATGCCGTGTTTGCCAATGGCGGCTATCGCATTAACCCTTATTTTATCCAGTATATTAAAGCAGCTGATGGCAAAATAGTTTATGCGGCACATCAACCGGTCGTACCAGGCTCACAGACAGCCACCGATCCCGCCAGTCCTCCCGCACCGCGCGCAATTGATGCGGATATTGCCTATTTGGTTACCAATGTTTTGCAAGATGTCATAAAACATGGAACGGGCTATGCGGCAACTGTATTGAAACGTGATGATCTCGCAGGAAAAACTGGTACCACTCAGCGCCAAGTAGATGCTTGGTTTTCCGGTTTTAACCGGCGTATTGTCACCACCGTGTGGGTGGGTTATGACCAGCCCAAGCCTTTATACGAACACGGTGCTCAAGCCGCCTTACCTGTTTGGATAGAGTTTATGCGAGCGGCATTGACAGGCACCCCTGAACAGACGCTTTCACCCCCGGATGATATCGTGACTGCACGCATAGATCCTGATACTGGACAGTTGGCGGCTGACCCAGACCAGAATGCCATTTTTGAACTATTTAAAGCGGATAATTTGCCTAAGGAGGGAGATGGCGAAGATGGTAGTATGGATGCTGCAGATGCGGACTCAACCGATGGTACGAATTCTGAGGCAAGAATTTTTTGA
- the pyrF gene encoding orotidine-5'-phosphate decarboxylase, whose translation MQTLSYAERIPYCPNPTAKKLLSLIEQKQTNLAVSADAFRSTELLNLADKTGSEICMLKTHIDLLEDFTPAVIQALTDLATKHQFLIFEDRKFADIGNTVKGQYGKGMYCIADWAHITNAHTLPGEGIINGLKEVGLPRGNALLLIAEMSSSGHLMNADYQQSTLKMALAHKDFVCGFITQHRLTDDPAFIHCTPGVSLTAGGDMLGQQYISPETAILEHHSDVIIVGRGIYQANDPKAEAAKYRELGWRAYQKRQKSI comes from the coding sequence ATGCAAACACTCTCCTACGCTGAACGCATTCCCTACTGTCCCAACCCTACTGCAAAAAAACTACTATCACTAATCGAACAAAAACAAACTAACTTAGCCGTATCCGCCGATGCGTTTCGCAGCACAGAGTTATTAAACCTAGCCGATAAAACCGGCTCTGAAATCTGCATGTTAAAAACCCACATTGATTTGTTGGAAGACTTTACTCCGGCCGTTATTCAAGCTTTAACAGACCTCGCCACAAAACATCAATTTCTCATCTTTGAAGACAGAAAATTTGCTGATATCGGCAATACTGTCAAAGGGCAATATGGCAAAGGCATGTATTGTATCGCGGATTGGGCACATATCACCAACGCGCATACTTTACCTGGAGAAGGAATTATCAATGGACTAAAAGAAGTGGGACTACCTCGGGGAAATGCCCTGCTGTTAATTGCAGAAATGAGTTCTAGCGGTCATTTGATGAATGCGGATTATCAGCAAAGCACTTTGAAAATGGCATTAGCGCATAAAGATTTTGTTTGCGGTTTTATCACCCAACATCGTTTGACTGATGATCCGGCATTCATTCATTGCACCCCTGGGGTAAGTTTAACTGCAGGTGGCGACATGCTGGGACAGCAATATATTTCTCCTGAAACGGCTATATTAGAGCACCATAGCGATGTGATTATCGTCGGGCGGGGGATTTATCAGGCTAATGATCCTAAGGCTGAAGCGGCAAAATACCGCGAACTAGGGTGGAGGGCTTATCAAAAGAGGCAAAAAAGCATCTGA
- the pyrE gene encoding orotate phosphoribosyltransferase — METYQREFIEFALHYKALLFGEFTLKSGRKSPYFFNMGCFNTGQAIAKLGWFYATAIRQAQVEYDVLFGPAYKGIPLVTGTAIALAEHYAVDKPYCFNRKEAKNYGEGGMIVGAPLAGRVLMIDDVISAGVTVHEVIRIVHEAGASLAAIAISVDRQERGMNQQSAVEEVEQKHHIPVIPIIRLKHVLEYLKEVGKDSQLERMLAYRAQYGV, encoded by the coding sequence ATGGAAACCTATCAAAGAGAATTTATAGAATTTGCCTTGCATTATAAGGCGCTGTTATTTGGCGAATTTACCTTAAAATCGGGGCGCAAAAGTCCTTATTTTTTTAATATGGGCTGTTTTAATACGGGTCAAGCGATTGCTAAATTGGGCTGGTTTTATGCCACAGCAATTAGACAGGCGCAAGTAGAATACGATGTATTATTTGGACCGGCTTACAAGGGTATTCCATTGGTGACGGGAACTGCTATCGCCTTGGCTGAACATTATGCTGTTGATAAACCCTATTGTTTTAACCGTAAAGAAGCAAAAAATTATGGAGAAGGCGGCATGATTGTTGGGGCGCCTCTTGCCGGGCGGGTGCTGATGATTGATGATGTCATCAGCGCGGGAGTGACTGTACATGAAGTGATTCGTATTGTACATGAAGCAGGGGCTAGTCTTGCAGCTATTGCTATTTCGGTAGATCGGCAAGAGCGGGGCATGAATCAGCAGTCGGCAGTGGAAGAGGTCGAACAGAAGCACCATATTCCCGTCATTCCCATTATCAGGTTAAAGCATGTGCTTGAATATTTAAAAGAGGTGGGTAAGGATTCACAATTGGAGCGGATGCTGGCATATCGTGCGCAATATGGGGTGTAA
- the murI gene encoding glutamate racemase: MSTEKQAIGVFDSGIGGMTALHKLAELLPHENLIYLGDTARVPYGNRSPETIRQYAQQSAEFLLQHSVKFMLIACNSISCVALSDIENLSPIPVMGVIKPAVDAALNRPKCHRIGIIGTRATIQSRAYEIEIHSKLNSDEEVSIYTMPCPLFVPLVEEGWHHHPVVYTIAKEYLQPLIEAKVDTLILACTHYPLLKKVIQEIMPDVHLVDSGEEAAIRVAKHITSDKNQDQTSNRKGKIECYLTDLSRHSLDFSQRFLGLTKENIHEISVG, from the coding sequence ATGTCTACAGAGAAACAAGCCATAGGCGTTTTTGATTCCGGGATTGGCGGAATGACGGCTTTGCATAAATTGGCAGAATTGCTGCCGCATGAGAATTTGATTTATCTGGGTGATACTGCGCGCGTGCCCTATGGTAATAGATCTCCTGAAACTATCCGACAATATGCACAACAAAGTGCCGAATTTTTACTCCAGCACTCTGTCAAATTTATGTTAATTGCTTGCAATAGCATCTCTTGTGTTGCGCTTTCTGACATTGAAAATTTATCACCTATACCCGTGATGGGAGTCATCAAGCCGGCAGTGGATGCGGCTTTAAACCGCCCAAAATGCCACCGCATAGGCATTATCGGAACTCGCGCTACCATACAAAGCCGCGCCTATGAAATTGAAATCCACAGTAAATTAAATTCCGATGAAGAAGTTTCTATTTATACTATGCCATGCCCATTATTTGTTCCGCTGGTCGAGGAAGGATGGCATCATCATCCTGTGGTCTACACCATTGCTAAAGAATATTTACAACCTCTAATTGAGGCGAAAGTAGATACGTTAATTTTGGCGTGCACCCACTATCCTTTGTTAAAAAAAGTCATACAAGAGATCATGCCTGACGTTCACTTGGTGGACTCCGGGGAAGAGGCAGCCATACGGGTTGCAAAACATATTACTTCCGATAAAAATCAGGATCAAACATCCAATCGCAAAGGTAAGATAGAGTGTTATTTAACGGATTTGAGTCGGCATTCCTTAGATTTTTCGCAACGCTTTTTAGGTTTAACTAAAGAAAATATACATGAAATTTCAGTAGGTTGA
- a CDS encoding cold-shock protein, with translation MAVDNREIGTVKWFNNAKGYGFIERTKGEDVFVHFSAIRGEGHRSLTDGQRVKFTVIQGQKGLQAEDVVVIDGGNDDKGD, from the coding sequence ATGGCAGTAGATAATCGTGAAATCGGCACCGTTAAGTGGTTCAATAATGCTAAAGGCTATGGCTTTATTGAGCGAACCAAAGGTGAGGATGTATTTGTACACTTTAGCGCTATTCGCGGTGAAGGACATCGCTCTTTAACGGACGGCCAACGCGTTAAATTCACTGTAATCCAGGGACAAAAAGGTCTACAGGCAGAAGATGTTGTCGTTATTGATGGTGGCAATGACGATAAAGGTGACTAA
- a CDS encoding OmpA family protein has protein sequence MHLRQIFQKTAVLTVILLIIAITSKANDLITARTVVTAQTPFIDMNYQSRLIDQLRTQGVKIIFVGHEMQVVLGVDHFFKGTSTTEIVPACIPVLNKVAVLLRTRGNTPITVSGHTDNVGTDQGKLRRSKQQADTIAAYLWSQGIPLTNLTALGYGDTRPVSSNKSIDGAAANRRIEIVAP, from the coding sequence ATGCACCTTCGTCAGATATTCCAAAAAACCGCTGTCTTAACTGTGATTCTCTTAATAATAGCTATCACTAGCAAGGCAAATGATCTCATTACTGCCCGAACGGTAGTCACGGCCCAAACCCCATTTATCGATATGAATTATCAGTCGCGCTTGATTGACCAGTTGCGAACACAAGGGGTGAAAATTATATTCGTTGGGCATGAAATGCAGGTTGTTTTAGGAGTGGATCATTTTTTTAAAGGTACCAGCACTACTGAAATTGTTCCCGCCTGTATTCCTGTTTTAAATAAAGTCGCAGTACTGCTGCGCACCCGAGGAAATACGCCGATTACAGTTAGCGGCCATACTGACAATGTAGGCACAGATCAAGGCAAATTGCGCCGTTCTAAACAACAAGCGGATACCATTGCCGCCTATTTGTGGTCACAAGGCATTCCTTTAACTAATCTTACGGCTCTGGGTTACGGTGATACCCGCCCAGTATCGAGTAATAAATCCATTGATGGCGCGGCGGCGAATCGCCGTATAGAAATAGTTGCGCCCTAA
- a CDS encoding DUF2807 domain-containing protein yields the protein MKYFWKLGIISSILTLLSYAGMEPAFAKVDYERYNVPYSTPTSKTTPTPQTAPPVKKTTTVKKSTSTSHHKKATTSAPTSEPNIYSKKVIQESRQLPYFSAIDISGPFKVDVATGNGRQSVVLTGNVNAVPRVTSRVIGNTLVIRMLPSKTGQLVPPYNPHVAIQIHMVDGLTTVAAGGSTQVYGTGISSSRLSLNTSDQGSIYLRGNLIVYEINCNSSGIIDVALGHLRGIGVGGAGSGIIRITGSVDMLTAVLGGALRLDAKRLRAQQVYVTTWGNACAEVLPVIALYAFARDISNIFYYKEPQVMSGNSKGSGNILRLANWP from the coding sequence ATGAAATATTTTTGGAAGCTTGGAATTATTAGCAGCATTTTGACTTTGCTGAGTTATGCTGGAATGGAGCCGGCATTTGCCAAAGTTGACTATGAACGTTATAACGTTCCTTATTCAACGCCCACCTCTAAAACGACCCCTACCCCCCAAACGGCTCCTCCTGTCAAGAAGACAACGACAGTAAAAAAATCGACGAGCACTTCGCATCATAAAAAAGCCACTACATCAGCCCCAACCTCAGAGCCAAATATTTACTCGAAAAAAGTGATACAGGAATCACGTCAGCTGCCTTACTTTTCTGCTATAGATATCTCGGGTCCATTTAAGGTGGATGTGGCAACGGGTAATGGACGGCAGAGTGTGGTTTTAACAGGTAATGTCAATGCGGTACCCAGAGTCACCTCTAGAGTCATTGGCAATACCTTAGTCATACGCATGTTACCCTCAAAAACCGGACAACTCGTGCCGCCCTACAATCCACATGTGGCTATACAAATCCATATGGTCGACGGCTTGACCACTGTGGCAGCAGGAGGGTCAACGCAAGTTTACGGCACAGGAATTTCTAGTTCTCGATTGTCATTAAATACCTCTGACCAGGGGAGTATTTATTTAAGAGGTAATCTCATAGTCTATGAGATTAATTGCAATTCTTCTGGCATCATTGATGTAGCACTTGGCCACTTAAGAGGTATAGGTGTAGGAGGGGCTGGGAGTGGTATTATCCGCATCACGGGTTCTGTTGATATGCTAACAGCGGTATTGGGAGGGGCTTTGCGTCTTGATGCGAAAAGGCTCCGAGCGCAGCAAGTTTATGTGACGACTTGGGGGAATGCTTGTGCAGAGGTGTTGCCGGTGATCGCCTTGTATGCATTTGCGAGGGATATTAGTAATATTTTTTATTATAAAGAACCGCAGGTAATGTCAGGTAACTCTAAAGGTTCAGGGAATATTTTGCGATTGGCTAATTGGCCTTAA
- the thpR gene encoding RNA 2',3'-cyclic phosphodiesterase, producing the protein MPPNTQRLFFAIPLSDELQIQLINTIKTLHKHKTGHQIKWTPSEKLHVTLRFLGATKIEKIPDCIKLIESQIENLTAFSLSMGQLVTLPKKFPRIIALAVPITFELAKLFQTLEQSLISLGFTPEPRPFFPHITLGRARGGKISLPLLLEDYALPEFSPFKVKYIHLLQSETKPEGSIYTLVKKFNLAENQ; encoded by the coding sequence ATGCCCCCTAACACCCAACGCCTATTTTTTGCTATACCACTCAGTGATGAACTACAAATACAACTCATAAATACCATCAAAACCTTACACAAACATAAAACCGGCCATCAAATAAAATGGACTCCGTCTGAAAAATTGCACGTCACATTGCGCTTTCTTGGCGCAACTAAAATTGAAAAAATTCCTGACTGTATCAAACTGATCGAATCGCAGATAGAAAACTTGACTGCTTTCTCCTTGTCTATGGGTCAGCTTGTGACGCTTCCCAAAAAATTTCCCAGAATCATTGCTCTAGCAGTCCCCATCACTTTCGAACTGGCGAAGTTGTTTCAAACGCTTGAACAATCCTTGATTTCCCTAGGATTCACCCCCGAACCCCGCCCATTTTTCCCCCACATCACCTTAGGCCGAGCTCGCGGTGGGAAAATATCTTTGCCATTACTGCTAGAAGATTACGCGCTGCCAGAGTTTTCACCATTTAAAGTAAAATATATTCATTTACTACAAAGTGAAACTAAGCCAGAAGGCAGCATCTATACCCTAGTAAAAAAATTTAATTTGGCAGAAAACCAATAG
- the asd gene encoding archaetidylserine decarboxylase (Phosphatidylserine decarboxylase is synthesized as a single chain precursor. Generation of the pyruvoyl active site from a Ser is coupled to cleavage of a Gly-Ser bond between the larger (beta) and smaller (alpha chains). It is an integral membrane protein.) gives MSKSLSVFWQYLLPQHWLSRLIGKLAHSRWPWLKNQLITHFIQHYQVDMSQALEPDPTRYADFNAFFTRALKPGIRRIDDAPYSLVSPVDGCVSQVGRIQAGRIFQAKNFYFSLVELLGGSEARALPFWNGHFATFYLAPKDYHRVHMPDSGKLEEMVYVPGRLFSVNRQSVENISGIFARNERVINIFNTSSGAMAVILVGAMIVASIKTVWAGTVAPGMGREVQSWRYIGSDIQLNKGEEVGQFQLGSTVIVLMANSEMRMDTSLIPEQPILMGQPIGFLPN, from the coding sequence GTGTCAAAATCTCTTTCCGTTTTCTGGCAATATTTATTGCCGCAGCATTGGCTATCACGTTTGATCGGCAAGCTGGCGCATAGTCGTTGGCCTTGGTTAAAAAATCAGCTGATTACACATTTTATACAGCATTATCAGGTTGATATGAGTCAGGCTCTGGAGCCTGACCCTACTCGTTATGCCGATTTCAATGCATTTTTTACCCGCGCATTAAAACCCGGGATACGTCGTATTGATGATGCTCCGTATTCGCTGGTTAGCCCAGTGGATGGTTGCGTAAGCCAGGTAGGAAGAATACAGGCAGGCCGTATCTTTCAAGCGAAAAATTTTTATTTCAGCTTGGTGGAATTGCTTGGCGGGTCTGAAGCGCGTGCTCTACCTTTTTGGAATGGGCATTTTGCTACTTTTTATCTCGCGCCCAAAGATTATCATCGAGTGCACATGCCGGACAGTGGCAAATTGGAAGAAATGGTTTACGTGCCGGGTCGATTGTTTTCCGTCAATCGTCAATCGGTAGAAAATATCTCAGGGATATTTGCGCGTAATGAACGTGTCATCAATATTTTTAATACCTCAAGTGGTGCTATGGCAGTGATATTGGTTGGCGCTATGATTGTCGCCAGTATAAAAACAGTTTGGGCAGGTACGGTCGCACCTGGAATGGGTAGAGAAGTTCAAAGTTGGCGTTATATAGGATCGGATATTCAGCTGAACAAGGGCGAGGAAGTGGGTCAGTTCCAATTAGGCTCAACGGTGATCGTGTTGATGGCTAACAGTGAAATGCGCATGGATACGAGCTTAATCCCGGAACAGCCGATTTTAATGGGACAGCCTATTGGTTTTCTGCCAAATTAA